A section of the Rhipicephalus sanguineus isolate Rsan-2018 chromosome 11, BIME_Rsan_1.4, whole genome shotgun sequence genome encodes:
- the LOC119374756 gene encoding putative nuclease HARBI1: MKLLFLQTPTEQDWREIADGFCSRWQFPNCLGAVDGKHIQIKCPRNAGSMYFNYKGTHSIVLMAVADSQYLFRLVNVGAPGRFSDGGILQDSPIGERLHEGELSLPRAATLPRSGRVCPHVFVGDEAFQLRPDFMRPLPGSRTAPEEVIYNYRLSRARRCVENAFGILVSRWRIYERRINMEPKNVETIVKATCVLHNFLSSNAASTYCPPGYADFQDTFGTVSGGAWRQGPESTTVFGLEKPKARNCAKVANAVRQELIRYFSDEGQVPWQWKLPGVAPHQASSG; this comes from the exons ATGAAATTACTGTTTTTGCAGACACCAACAGAACAAGACTGGCGAGAAATCGCCGATGGGTTCTGCAGCCGTTGGCAATTCCCAAATTGCCTGGGAGCGGTCGACGGCAAGCATATCCAGATCAAGTGCCCCCGCAACGCTGGAAGTATGTACTTCAATTACAAG GGAACCCATTCCATTGTATTGATGGCTGTGGCTGACAGCCAGTACCTGTTCAGGCTGGTGAATGTGGGTGCACCTGGGAGGTTTAGTGATGGGGGAATCTTGCAAGATTCTCCCATCGGCGAACGACTGCATGAGGGCGAGCTGAGCCTACCTCGAGCAGCCACGCTCCCAAGGTCAGGAAGAGTTTGTCCTCACGTGTTCGTTGGCGATGAGGCCTTCCAGTTGCGCCCAGACTTCATGAGGCCACTGCCAGGGAGCCGGACTGCACCTGAGGAGGTGATCTACAACTACCGCCTCAGTCGTGCAAG GCGCTGTGTGGAAAATGCCTTCGGCATTCTCGTATCCCGCTGGCGGATATACGAGAGGCGCATAAACATGGAGCCTAAAAATGTCGAGACCATCGTGAAGGCTACATGCGTGCTGCACAACTTCCTGTCATCCAATGCTGCATCAACCTACTGTCCTCCGGGGTACGCAGACTTCCAAGACACCTTTGGGACTGTGAGCGGTGGTGCCTGGCGACAAGGACCAGAGAGCACTACAGTGTTCGGGTTGGAGAAGCCGAAGGCCCGCAACTGTGCCAAAGTGGCCAATGCAGTCAGGCAGGAGCTCATCAGGTACTTCAGCGATGAAGGCCAAGTGCCTTGGCAATGGAAGCTGCCCGGAGTTGCCCCACATCAAGCTTCGAGTGGCTAA